cgcctcctcctcgtcctcgtcctgTTCATCATCTAGATCGGAGATAACGAGCGATTTCTGAGTCAATTTAACCAGGGCTTCCTCCTGATTCACGACCTTCGCCCACGTCGCGGTGTCCTTCGCCGTCATCTTATGCTGCAGCGACTTGGACTGGTTGACGAGCCTCCTCATCCGCTCCAAATCCGGCGCCATGTGCTTTATAATCGCGGCGAGCACGCTGACCTTCCACGCCTTCTTCAGGTCGTGGGGCTTGCGGTAGGGGGGCGGGCCGTGCTCGTGCGCGGCCTCCCCCTGGTCCCCCCACCACAGCTCGTCCCCGCGCGGCCACCACGGCGGCGCCAGGCCCCTCTCCAGGGGAAAGCGCCGCTGTGGGGGCACGCAGTGCTGCATGAGAGCAGAAAGCAGCGACCCCAGCGTCGTGTCCTGGAGCTCCTGCAGCATGTGCATGAAGGAGTCCGGGCTGATCTCTGCGGCCGCGGCAGCGGCCGCGGCCACCTGGGGGAGGAAGTCCGCGATCGCAGTGGGGGCGTTGCGGTCGAAGCGGACCTCCTCCTTCCACCAGCCACGGAGGCTGTCAGAAGCCCCCGTGACTGGCTTCCCTTTTTCAGGGACGATGCCGTAGACGAAGCCCTGGCCCTTGCAGACGTCCATGATCTTGGCCATGTATTTGAGCACGGCGTCCTGGGCGCGGCACATTTTTTTGCGGCGGGAGAGCTCGAGCTTCTCCGCCGTGCCGGGCTCGTCGGCGGCGTCGAGGGTGGCCTTCATCTTCTGCATCCGCATCCGGTCCTTCCACATGCGGCGGTTGAGGTCGGCGTAGCTGATGACCTCGTCGTCGCTCGGCAATTCAAGGTCGGAGGCGGTGCTGCTCGGCGGAGGCTCCAGAGCCTCCGCCGTGCAGTCGTGGATCTCGACCATCTTATCCACGGTTGTGGCAATTGTAGTGAACTATTATTAGATAGGGAGTGAGTGAGATGAGGGAAAATGTGATTGCGGTTTACGAGATTTGAAGAGGGATGTTGGATTTATATATAAGTGGACATGTGAGTTTTTGAGGAAATTGATgcaatattttgtgatttggtTTGAATTCGGCTTATCTTAGCAATCAGGTAAACCCTACGCAGAGGAGGGCGATGCATGCTTGACACGTGGCAATTTCGTATTCCAAGTCAGCAGTCCATTGTCCATGACCTAAGTTGTAGTACATGAAGATGCCACAATATATCCATGCTTGTAGTATATGAAGATGCCACAGTATATCCATGACCTAGGTTGTAATCTTTTTTTCTACTATATAATACTCGCTCCGTCCGGCATTAGAAGTCCCAATTATGgacggcacgagttttaagaaatgttaagaaaagtgggtggaaaaaagttagtggaatagaggtcccacttgtatacattagttttaaattaaatgtaagtggaatgagttagtggaaggttggaccctattaccatttatggtaaaagtgaaccgaaactcctattcgcggaaaGAGGGAATAGTAGAGACATTTTTTTCCGGtatgaaattaagaaaaagatgtctaaaagtatattaaattaaaagattataaaatagaagagaagagaacgtaataaagtaagagagaggaaaaagtaagagtgagaaaatgtgttactccctccatccttgAATAGgtgtctcatttattttcggcacggattttaagaaatagtaagagcatctccaatggcggctagccgattcccGGGAGCTGGCCGGTCCGCTAGCCGACTATTGCAACAGGCGAGCGGCAAATCGGcgagccgatcggctagcccacgccgattcgcgggcgctagccgatccgctggccgccattgtaggctcccgatcggctagcgatcggccagcgccattttttttttaattttcgaaaCTCTATATATGAGTGACATAATGAACCGAggctcctattcgcggacagactaaaatggcaaaatgggactcctattcgcggacagatgaagtaatttttactaaaaaaagaaatgtatatactccatccgtcccaagataagcgagTCATATTCCTTCCACTATAAGTGAgccatttctctttttagcaaaaaatcatctcttttactttattctccacctactttattctctctttactattctacttttctctctcttatacTTTCCTCGCTCTACTTTAACTCTctaaatatcaatttcttgcccaaaaaatatgttttgcTAATCTTAAAACGGAGGAAGCACTACAATGGAAcacccaaaataaaataagttgattctattactataaaatggataaaatggAGGGATAAATAGCATGAGACACTATAAACTGGGATGGTGATCCAATTGACAAATTAGTAAATTGAACTTCCAGAGTTAACACTCACATTTATATTGATGGttcagttttatttttgttcacaTATAGAGCTCTTTATATAAACAAAGTGAAATATCAACTGTCTTACATCAAAATAGTTTCAACAGACTCATCAGCCATGCATATCATTGAATAACATTTACACTATTCATGAATTCTTATGTCAACTTTCAAGCTAACAAATTTAAcagtagtaactttttttaagaataattAGTAGTAACAATTTTCCGTCTAAGCtgatagtaattattttccGTCTAAGCtgatagtaattattttccGTCTATATATGTTGTAATAACGGAAACTCCCAACCTTATTAGATGGAGGACAAGCATCTTATCAATTGAATGGCActttatagtttaattaattaattgtaactTGGGAGTAGTATGGAACTCTTTTCACTTACTCAATTAGTGGGTTTTACACATATTTTCCtattctttcttatttatatgtttcaattaaattgatttgcaaataaacaaaaagtactaattttattaaaataatgaaatattacataattaaaaaatcatgcaTAACTGAAATTATAAGGAAAGGCATGgttgaaataaaaaactaaattactaAAGTGACTTAAGATAATTATgaattagatttttaaaacaatataagGATCAAACAATCctaaatcttatttttcatattatgaGAAGAAGCTTTTTTATACACAATTAGCGTTAAGGTACTCCCTCAGTCCtaaattgttatttaaaaagtaaatgggGCCAAAGTAAagtataagagagaaaaaatagataaataaaaatgaaaataaaataagtgagagaataaagaaagatagaagacatatattatattttgttaaaaagtgaaatgaatcacttatggagtagtatttttaacACAGCATATCAACTGTTGacactatgttgacattttttattgtttttattttgtcatttgttaatattttttaactgttcaaatcataatttgaagtttgtacaatatatgcATTTGATTACCGTTAACACtatttattgttgttattttgtaatttgttgacattttctaacaatttagaatttgtacaatatttgtactcccttcgtcccatgttactcacactttatattttaggccataaatttgagataaattttttagtgtagttaaattagaattttaagtgtaattaGACATCACTTAATAAATGAGCTCTTAACTTAatctaacatattaattaaatgcattaattctaacttaaactataaatagtgtaagGAGTTTGTGACGAGGCGATAAGCAACAGTGTAAGTaatatgggatggagggagtatttgattatGTCCCTATATTAAGGTATACATTCTTTCACTTCTTGTACACTATAATTCATCCTTCTATAAAAGATGATATCTCTGTGTTCTAAAACTCattcaattcaatatataCAAGACTACTCAATACAACAGCACATACTATTAAGTTAATATgcttattaattttgaatattagaaaaatatatttgatgtaTGGGGCAGACGCAGTCAGTTTCTCGTGGGTGTGTTTGAATTGAcgtttatcttttatttagaTAAGAACATAACCATTTTGCAGCAATGATTTTCTTGGTTTTCAATTTCTATTTGTGGTGTTTGAATTGATGGTATGTTATCTATAGTCCTTAATAATACATGTTTGGTTTGTTATATAAAGCCACATTATAGTaggaaattttaaaactaccctctaact
The genomic region above belongs to Salvia hispanica cultivar TCC Black 2014 chromosome 3, UniMelb_Shisp_WGS_1.0, whole genome shotgun sequence and contains:
- the LOC125215394 gene encoding putative ETHYLENE INSENSITIVE 3-like 4 protein produces the protein MVEIHDCTAEALEPPPSSTASDLELPSDDEVISYADLNRRMWKDRMRMQKMKATLDAADEPGTAEKLELSRRKKMCRAQDAVLKYMAKIMDVCKGQGFVYGIVPEKGKPVTGASDSLRGWWKEEVRFDRNAPTAIADFLPQVAAAAAAAAEISPDSFMHMLQELQDTTLGSLLSALMQHCVPPQRRFPLERGLAPPWWPRGDELWWGDQGEAAHEHGPPPYRKPHDLKKAWKVSVLAAIIKHMAPDLERMRRLVNQSKSLQHKMTAKDTATWAKVVNQEEALVKLTQKSLVISDLDDEQDEDEEEASDGSINANEKRPCEFGSGRRAGRSAAEAGFGDSNEDEMVVNERNTILQELNLCDWLEMPLMEKSNVHEAEGESAGSGDVSGSLWTIDEIERLGFGPAVYGDLDQAGSVWDMGYHDMVD